Proteins encoded within one genomic window of Calonectris borealis chromosome 1, bCalBor7.hap1.2, whole genome shotgun sequence:
- the FZD4 gene encoding frizzled-4 gives MAGGGGGAAGRARLLAVLLAGLLGGARGFGDEEERRCDAIRIAMCQNLGYNVTKMPNLVGHELQADAELQLTTFTPLIQYGCSSQLQFFLCSVYVPMCTEKINIPIGPCGGMCLSVKRRCEPVLKEFGFAWPDSLNCSKFPPQNDHNHMCMEGPGDEEVPLHSKTSLQPGEECHSMGSNSDQYIWVKRSLNCVLKCGYDAGLYSRSAKEFTDIWMAVWASLCFISTAFTVLTFLIDSSRFSYPERPIIFLSMCYNIYSIAYIVRLTVGRERISCDFEEAAEPVLIQEGLKNTGCAIIFLLMYFFGMASSIWWVILTLTWFLAAGLKWGHEAIEMHSSYFHIAAWAIPAVKTIVILIMRLVDADELTGLCYVGNQNLDALTGFVVAPLFTYLVIGTLFIAAGLVALFKIRSNLQKDGTKTDKLERLMVKIGVFSVLYTVPATCVIACYFYEISNWAVFRYSADDSNMAVEMLKIFMSLLVGITSGMWIWSAKTLHTWQKCSNRLVNSGKVKREKRADGWVKPGKGNETVV, from the exons atggcggggggcggcgggggggcggccggccgCGCCCGGCTGCTGGCCGTGCTGCTGGCGGGGCTGCTCGGCGGGGCGCGGGGTTTCGGCGACGAGGAGGAGCGGCGCTGCGACGCCATCCGCATCGCCATGTGCCAGAACCTGGGCTACAATGTCACCAAGATGCCCAACCTGGTGGGACACGAGCTGCAGGCGGACGCGGAGCTGCAGCTCACCACCTTCACCCCTCTCATCCAGTACGGCTgctccagccagctccag ttcttccttTGTTCGGTCTATGTCCCGATGTGCACAGAGAAGATCAACATCCCCATAGGTCCCTGCGGTGGCATGTGCCTCTCTGTCAAAAGAAGGTGCGAACCCGTTTTAAAAGAATTTGGATTTGCCTGGCCGGACAGCCTAAACTGCAGCAAATTCCCACCCCAGAATGATCACAACCACATGTGCATGGAGGGCCCAGGAGACGAAGAGGTTCCCCTTCATAGCAAGACCTCCTTGCAGCCTGGAGAGGAGTGCCACAGCATGGGATCTAACTCGGATCAGTACATCTGGGTGAAGAGAAGCTTGAACTGCGTCCTGAAGTGCGGCTACGACGCTGGTCTCTACAGCAGGTCAGCTAAGGAATTCACAGATATCTGGATGGCCGTGTGGGCCAGCCTTTGCTTCATCTCAACTGCCTTCACAGTCCTGACCTTCCTGATTGATTCATCCAGATTTTCCTACCCGGAGCGCCCAATCATATTTTTGAGCATGTGCTACAATATTTATAGCATTGCTTATATTGTGAGGCTAACTGTGGGCCGGGAAAGGATATCCTGTGATTTTGAAGAGGCAGCAGAACCTGTTCTTATCCAAGAAGGTCTTAAGAACACAGGATGTGCTATAATTTTCTTGCTGATGTATTTTTTCGGGATGGCTAGCTCCATCTGGTGGGTTATTCTGACATTGACGTGGTTTCTGGCTGCAGGACTCAAGTGGGGCCATGAAGCTATAGAAATGCACAGCTCTTATTTCCATATTGCAGCCTGGGCTATCCCCGCGGTGAAGACCATCGTCATTTTGATTATGAGACTAGTAGACGCAGACGAACTCACCGGTCTGTGCTACGTTGGGAACCAGAACCTAGATGCGCTGACGGGCTTTGTCGTCGCTCCGCTTTTTACCTACCTGGTCATTGGGACTTTATTCATTGCAGCGGGACTCGTGGCCTTATTTAAAATCAGGTCTAATCTCCAGAAAGATGGAACTAAAACCGACAAACTGGAAAGACTGATGGTCAAAATCGGTGTCTTTTCAGTGCTGTACACCGTCCCAGCAACGTGTGTCATCGCCTGTTATTTCTACGAAATCTCCAACTGGGCTGTTTTCCGCTATTCGGCAGATGATTCCAATATGGCAGTGGAGATGCTCAAAATCTTCATGTCCCTCCTGGTGGGTATTACATCAGGTATGTGGATCTGGTCAGCCAAAACTCTGCACACGTGGCAGAAGTGCTCGAACAGACTGGTGAACTCAGGGAAGGTGAAACGGGAGAAGAGAGCAGATGGTTGGGTGAAACCTGGGAAGGGGAACGAGACCGTGGTATGA